The proteins below come from a single Iocasia fonsfrigidae genomic window:
- a CDS encoding ABC transporter substrate-binding protein, which yields MNRKISCIAIFLLSFLFVMTSFVLAAPIKIGCMLSLTGSGAPENGPMQQGVILAEKCINESGGILGHELQILYTDDQTKPEAAISAVNKLVKMNNIPILLGGWSSGCSIAASTLTIPNQVIQIGLGCTSPQIAYLDDNDYFFRTCPSDAGQGVALAMLAKEKGYKTASTMVVNNQYGIGIEEVFKEAWTKAGGEILDCIRVDKSKASYRSELSKVFENAPDVIINAAYPTDITVILKQWYQLDFGGDWLGAEVAKAPTLPKTLGYEIYGDFEGVSTALPENDSRKIFDTMWQEKYGNDEQSVFTAHAFDGTMIAALAIEKAGTATDRETIKDAIREVANAPGVVVTVNEFAKAKELIAQGKDIQYVGASGPINFDENGDVSGLYEHWTVGEDLKFKTAGNFKPAEISDFASEINFKLPIWWEE from the coding sequence ATGAATAGAAAAATATCTTGTATTGCAATTTTTTTACTAAGCTTTTTGTTTGTAATGACTAGCTTTGTTTTGGCTGCTCCAATTAAGATTGGTTGTATGCTTTCTTTAACTGGTTCAGGTGCACCTGAAAATGGGCCTATGCAACAGGGGGTAATTTTAGCTGAAAAATGTATTAATGAAAGTGGAGGTATTCTCGGTCACGAATTACAGATCCTTTATACTGATGATCAGACCAAACCTGAAGCAGCAATTTCTGCGGTTAATAAGTTAGTTAAAATGAATAATATTCCTATACTCCTGGGGGGATGGTCAAGTGGTTGTTCAATTGCGGCCAGTACACTTACTATTCCTAACCAAGTAATACAGATTGGTCTTGGTTGTACCTCGCCTCAGATTGCTTATCTGGATGATAATGATTATTTTTTCCGCACCTGTCCTTCTGATGCTGGTCAAGGTGTAGCCCTGGCGATGTTGGCTAAAGAAAAAGGGTATAAGACAGCCAGTACTATGGTCGTCAATAATCAATATGGTATTGGTATTGAAGAGGTTTTCAAAGAAGCTTGGACAAAAGCTGGTGGAGAAATTTTAGATTGTATTAGGGTAGACAAATCAAAGGCTTCTTATCGTTCAGAATTGAGTAAGGTCTTTGAAAATGCTCCAGATGTGATTATTAATGCAGCTTATCCAACTGATATCACTGTTATCTTAAAGCAATGGTATCAGTTGGATTTTGGAGGTGATTGGTTAGGTGCTGAAGTAGCTAAGGCCCCTACTTTACCTAAGACGTTGGGCTATGAAATTTATGGAGATTTTGAAGGTGTTTCTACAGCGCTGCCTGAAAATGATAGTCGTAAAATCTTCGATACTATGTGGCAGGAAAAATATGGCAATGATGAGCAATCTGTTTTTACTGCTCATGCCTTTGATGGTACTATGATTGCAGCTTTAGCTATTGAGAAAGCTGGTACAGCAACTGATCGGGAGACAATCAAAGATGCAATACGTGAGGTGGCTAATGCCCCTGGTGTAGTAGTAACAGTAAATGAGTTTGCTAAAGCTAAGGAATTGATTGCCCAGGGTAAAGATATTCAGTATGTTGGGGCTTCTGGACCTATTAACTTCGATGAAAATGGAGATGTCTCTGGTTTGTATGAACACTGGACTGTAGGCGAAGATTTGAAATTTAAGACAGCTGGAAACTTTAAACCGGCTGAAATTTCTGACTTTGCCAGTGAAATTAATTTTAAACTACCGATCTGGTGGGAAGAGTAA
- a CDS encoding branched-chain amino acid ABC transporter permease, translating to MQLVVNGLIYGIIVALSTMGLTITTKILDFFNFAHGSIMTVAAYLVFFFSVINGIPLIISVLLAVVFTVILSLILDKMIYSHMRQAESVALLMTSVGVTFCLRSLLKVFFGSGVKGYDLPVRKAINIVGLRITVYQIIIIIVSLVVMFLIHFFMTKTKIGKSMRAVADNVDLARISGIDMERVYRWTWVLGTALAVLAGFFLALDTRLVPMMGWNILIPVFVAMVIGGIGSIYGAVIGAMIVGLSMEIAAGFIPPTYKLGISFLMMIIVLLWRPMGIFKESKLK from the coding sequence ATGCAGTTAGTAGTTAATGGTCTAATCTATGGTATAATTGTTGCGTTATCTACAATGGGGTTAACAATTACAACGAAAATACTGGATTTTTTCAATTTTGCCCATGGTTCAATAATGACTGTTGCAGCATATCTTGTATTTTTCTTTAGTGTAATTAATGGTATTCCCTTGATTATCTCGGTTTTATTAGCAGTAGTATTTACTGTTATATTATCTCTTATACTGGATAAAATGATTTATTCCCATATGCGTCAGGCAGAATCGGTAGCTTTACTGATGACTTCGGTTGGTGTAACCTTCTGTTTGCGAAGCCTATTAAAGGTTTTTTTCGGTAGTGGTGTTAAGGGGTATGACCTCCCAGTCAGGAAAGCTATTAATATAGTTGGTTTACGTATTACTGTATATCAAATTATTATTATAATTGTTTCGCTTGTTGTAATGTTTCTTATTCATTTTTTTATGACTAAAACTAAAATAGGTAAATCAATGAGGGCGGTAGCTGATAATGTGGATCTGGCCCGAATTTCAGGCATAGATATGGAAAGGGTTTACAGGTGGACCTGGGTACTGGGGACTGCACTGGCGGTACTTGCTGGTTTCTTTCTGGCGCTGGATACTCGTTTAGTACCGATGATGGGCTGGAATATCTTGATACCTGTCTTTGTAGCTATGGTAATTGGGGGTATAGGAAGTATTTATGGTGCTGTAATTGGTGCTATGATTGTTGGTTTATCTATGGAAATTGCCGCTGGTTTTATTCCGCCGACTTATAAATTAGGAATTTCTTTTTTAATGATGATTATAGTTTTGCTCTGGAGACCGATGGGTATCTTTAAAGAATCAAAGTTGAAATGA
- a CDS encoding branched-chain amino acid ABC transporter permease, whose product MGVVSFIIFFLTVAVIYAIFAIGTNISWGGTGLFNVSIHGMMIIGAYTTAILTTAATGTRLGGFGLPFIIGILGAMLAAGLASLLLTPFILRLKDNNYFALGCLGFAEIMRLIALQEEKITQGPMGIGMIPQPLRDLFASRFAYDLFFLVLVIVILLLVYLLVEKLIKSPWGRVLRSIREDENVSVSLGKNTLNYKIQTIIISSMLYGLGGALLAHFYTYITPNNFESLYTFIIWIMIIAGGVGNNLGAIAGALVIRLVWEGTIIAVDYLPPALATRMGDIRLFIIGLVLIIIMLRRPAGFFPESKRVSRFINKQGMLNKEEKQLELS is encoded by the coding sequence TTGGGAGTTGTTTCCTTTATAATATTTTTTCTAACAGTTGCAGTTATTTATGCTATCTTTGCAATCGGTACAAATATTAGCTGGGGTGGTACAGGTCTTTTTAATGTTTCAATACATGGGATGATGATTATTGGCGCATATACTACTGCTATATTAACTACAGCAGCTACCGGAACACGTTTGGGGGGATTTGGTCTTCCCTTTATAATTGGTATTTTAGGGGCAATGCTTGCTGCCGGTCTGGCTTCTTTATTGCTTACTCCATTTATTCTTAGGCTAAAAGATAATAATTACTTTGCTTTAGGATGTCTGGGTTTTGCTGAAATAATGAGGTTGATAGCCTTACAGGAAGAAAAAATAACTCAGGGTCCAATGGGTATAGGTATGATTCCTCAGCCCTTACGTGATTTGTTTGCTTCCCGCTTTGCTTATGATCTATTCTTTTTAGTATTAGTGATAGTAATTCTGCTTTTAGTTTATCTTCTTGTAGAAAAATTAATTAAGAGTCCCTGGGGACGTGTATTGCGCTCTATCAGGGAAGATGAGAATGTCTCTGTTTCCCTGGGAAAAAATACTTTAAATTATAAAATTCAAACCATAATAATTTCCAGTATGTTATATGGTTTAGGTGGTGCCTTACTTGCCCATTTTTATACCTATATAACCCCTAATAATTTTGAGTCTCTCTATACTTTTATAATCTGGATTATGATTATTGCCGGGGGTGTCGGTAATAACCTGGGGGCAATAGCTGGGGCCTTAGTAATTCGTCTGGTCTGGGAAGGTACAATCATAGCAGTTGATTATCTACCGCCAGCTTTAGCTACCAGAATGGGAGATATCAGGTTATTTATTATAGGTCTAGTTCTAATAATTATTATGCTGCGCCGTCCTGCCGGTTTCTTTCCTGAAAGCAAAAGGGTCTCCAGATTTATTAATAAGCAAGGGATGTTAAACAAAGAGGAAAAACAGCTGGAGCTTTCTTAA
- the alr gene encoding alanine racemase: MQKDVITRPVWVEVDLAQIKNNFKMIKDLVDKDVIIMPVIKADAYGHGAIMIAKALCKAGADRLAVALPEEAVELRKSGISLPIQVLFNISPEQYRLLFAYDLIATVSDSTTLGYLNKEALTKGVKLKVHLAVDSGMGRQGFLIEEGTGIARDIAGYQGLEIEGLMTHFSCADERNKAYTYYQWARFNKLLKVLEEKNISISLLHASNSAAILDLPGLPFNMVRPGIIIYGLRPSENIVSSDNFKKALSWKAKVSLLREIPAGSALGYGGTYITKRPSMIATIPLGYADGYPRQLSNRGFVLIGGERAPIRGRVCMDQILVDVTDIADAACGDEVVLIGRQGDLEITADDLAEICQTINYEIVCGISKRVPRIYLND; the protein is encoded by the coding sequence GTGCAAAAAGATGTAATAACAAGACCAGTATGGGTTGAAGTTGACCTTGCTCAGATAAAAAATAATTTTAAAATGATTAAGGATTTAGTTGATAAAGATGTTATAATCATGCCGGTTATCAAGGCTGACGCCTATGGCCATGGGGCTATAATGATAGCTAAAGCCCTGTGTAAAGCTGGCGCTGATCGTCTGGCTGTTGCTCTGCCTGAAGAAGCGGTTGAATTGCGGAAAAGTGGAATATCTTTACCGATTCAGGTATTATTTAATATATCTCCAGAACAGTATCGATTACTCTTTGCTTATGATTTGATTGCTACTGTTTCTGATAGCACTACCCTGGGATATTTAAATAAAGAGGCTCTGACCAAAGGTGTTAAGCTGAAGGTGCATTTGGCGGTTGATAGTGGAATGGGTCGGCAGGGTTTTCTTATAGAGGAAGGAACAGGGATTGCACGTGATATTGCAGGGTATCAGGGGTTGGAAATAGAGGGATTAATGACTCATTTCTCCTGTGCTGATGAACGTAATAAAGCCTATACATATTATCAGTGGGCTAGATTTAATAAACTTTTGAAGGTGTTGGAAGAAAAGAATATATCTATTTCTCTTCTTCATGCCTCAAATAGTGCTGCCATACTTGATTTACCAGGTTTGCCTTTTAATATGGTCAGACCGGGGATTATTATATATGGGTTGAGGCCCTCAGAAAATATAGTTTCTAGTGATAACTTTAAAAAGGCCTTGAGCTGGAAGGCAAAGGTATCACTACTGCGGGAAATACCTGCTGGTTCTGCGCTCGGTTATGGAGGGACTTATATAACCAAACGCCCCAGTATGATAGCTACTATACCTCTTGGTTATGCTGATGGTTATCCAAGACAGTTGTCTAATAGGGGTTTTGTTCTCATCGGGGGAGAGCGAGCCCCTATCAGGGGAAGGGTATGTATGGACCAAATATTGGTTGATGTAACTGATATTGCTGATGCTGCTTGTGGTGATGAGGTTGTGCTAATCGGTCGGCAGGGGGATTTAGAGATTACTGCTGATGACCTGGCTGAGATTTGTCAGACCATAAATTATGAGATTGTCTGTGGAATTAGTAAAAGGGTGCCGAGAATTTATCTTAATGATTAA
- a CDS encoding cupin domain-containing protein: MKIGNKIKELRLLKGMTIKELAEKSELSAGMISQIERDKIGLSVTSLWNISQALNISIGYFFNEMKADNHLVVKKTQRKEIKLANSSAVYELLTPDLSGKIEFLRIVIKPGESNDSKQISHQGEECGLVLQGKLLVKYGEKEYILEEGDSIRFNSLIPHKYINIGDISSISIWAMTPPSF, from the coding sequence TTGAAAATAGGAAATAAAATAAAGGAATTAAGATTGTTAAAAGGAATGACTATCAAGGAGTTAGCAGAAAAATCAGAATTGAGCGCAGGAATGATCAGTCAAATAGAAAGAGATAAAATTGGTCTATCAGTTACATCTCTGTGGAACATCTCTCAGGCACTTAATATTTCAATCGGATATTTTTTTAATGAAATGAAGGCAGACAATCATCTTGTTGTCAAAAAAACACAGCGCAAAGAAATTAAACTGGCAAATTCAAGTGCAGTCTACGAATTATTAACACCAGATCTATCGGGAAAAATAGAATTTTTAAGAATTGTTATCAAACCAGGCGAGAGTAATGATAGTAAACAAATAAGTCATCAAGGAGAAGAATGTGGTCTTGTTTTACAGGGAAAACTACTAGTTAAATACGGAGAGAAAGAGTATATTCTTGAAGAAGGTGACAGTATCCGTTTTAACAGTCTCATCCCCCATAAATATATCAATATAGGTGATATTAGTTCAATTTCTATCTGGGCAATGACACCCCCCAGTTTTTAA
- a CDS encoding TRAP transporter substrate-binding protein, with protein MSKKCVKLMSVLLLVLVFSGMVTAAGVKDIKMSYNGPANLETNPVHAFAIKFKEIVESGTNGGISITLYSDSQLGNEQQRMEQTMNGPMINIASNAGIVSVYPEIYAATLPFMFNSYEAAHIFFDSSEYWEKTQKEFQEKTGVILLEAVEEGGFLAFTNSKRKIKSPADFKGMKFRAMDAGQVALYESFGASGIPIDWSEVYIALQLGVADGQMNPPTYIISGSLYEVQDYMTMANIQYSCQWLTINGAWFNSLSKNEQDLIKEAAVEANAINRIAVESEVASRVKFIADHGVEVYQPSREELAVFQEIGQPAYSAWIEEKIDKEWIELAIESARQANQEAVGDE; from the coding sequence ATGAGCAAAAAATGTGTAAAGTTAATGTCAGTGTTATTGCTTGTTTTGGTTTTTAGTGGAATGGTAACAGCAGCGGGGGTGAAAGATATTAAAATGTCATATAATGGACCAGCCAATCTGGAGACAAATCCAGTACACGCCTTTGCTATTAAGTTTAAAGAGATCGTTGAGTCAGGTACTAATGGTGGTATTTCTATCACACTCTATTCTGATAGTCAATTAGGTAATGAACAGCAAAGAATGGAACAGACTATGAACGGGCCTATGATTAATATTGCATCAAATGCTGGTATAGTTTCTGTTTATCCAGAAATTTATGCAGCCACACTCCCTTTTATGTTTAATAGCTATGAGGCTGCTCATATTTTCTTTGATAGTAGTGAGTATTGGGAAAAAACCCAAAAGGAATTCCAAGAAAAAACGGGTGTTATTTTATTAGAAGCAGTAGAAGAGGGTGGTTTTCTGGCCTTTACCAATTCTAAAAGAAAAATCAAATCCCCGGCTGATTTTAAAGGCATGAAGTTCAGGGCTATGGATGCAGGCCAGGTAGCCTTATATGAGTCCTTTGGGGCCAGTGGTATACCGATAGACTGGTCAGAAGTATATATAGCTTTACAGCTTGGTGTGGCAGATGGCCAGATGAATCCTCCCACTTATATTATATCTGGTAGTCTTTATGAGGTACAGGATTATATGACTATGGCTAATATTCAGTATTCCTGTCAGTGGTTAACTATTAATGGTGCCTGGTTTAATTCACTTAGCAAAAATGAACAAGATCTTATTAAAGAGGCAGCTGTAGAAGCCAATGCCATTAACCGTATAGCTGTAGAATCAGAGGTTGCCAGTAGAGTTAAATTTATTGCAGACCATGGAGTAGAGGTATATCAACCTAGCAGGGAAGAATTGGCAGTTTTTCAAGAAATAGGGCAACCAGCTTATTCAGCGTGGATTGAAGAAAAGATAGATAAAGAATGGATCGAGTTGGCGATAGAAAGTGCGCGTCAGGCTAATCAGGAGGCTGTAGGTGATGAATAA
- a CDS encoding TRAP transporter small permease, producing MNKPFPKSCSRFSEIIERLSTYLSGALFILNLVVIIANVFSRYFFNISPIWTAELARFTLIWAVMIGMNSALYHGEHVSITFLNKILAKGSARIINWLVQFVTIFLMFFMVYYGFRYAINSWKFKTLGLQISKGIPLLAIPIGALLFLLQYIFLQFSLSGKKEGKN from the coding sequence ATGAATAAGCCTTTCCCAAAGTCCTGTTCCCGTTTTTCTGAAATTATAGAGCGTCTCAGCACCTATTTATCTGGGGCGCTTTTTATACTAAATCTTGTAGTAATAATTGCTAATGTTTTTAGCCGTTATTTCTTTAATATATCTCCGATTTGGACGGCAGAGCTGGCCCGTTTTACCTTGATATGGGCAGTAATGATTGGTATGAATAGTGCTCTATATCATGGAGAACATGTGAGTATTACCTTTCTTAATAAGATTTTAGCCAAAGGTTCTGCCAGAATAATAAACTGGCTGGTACAGTTTGTTACTATCTTTCTTATGTTCTTTATGGTCTACTATGGGTTTAGATATGCTATAAATTCATGGAAGTTTAAAACCTTAGGATTACAAATATCCAAAGGTATACCTTTATTAGCAATTCCTATTGGTGCACTTTTGTTTTTGTTGCAATATATATTTCTACAGTTTTCCTTGTCTGGTAAAAAGGAGGGAAAGAATTGA